A window of the Arachis duranensis cultivar V14167 chromosome 5, aradu.V14167.gnm2.J7QH, whole genome shotgun sequence genome harbors these coding sequences:
- the LOC107488025 gene encoding uncharacterized protein LOC107488025 yields the protein MEQKLRGCGFKDWSLVNPEGTAGGLVIAWKEGLEVTVINSTHFFITVTVKDEVTNHDWCFLGVHLSTNDQIQSQQFVELSLILQQVHGKVAIIRDFNAITNQREKEGKNEKSSASMACFNNFLNDCELVDICMIGRLFTWSNRRIGGDLIKERLDRVLAGNGWLQKYQNVVVLRLSESGSDHAPLFLDTNPRHEQSKRRFKF from the coding sequence ATGGAGCAAAAGTTGAGAGGATGTGGATTCAAAGACTGGAGCCTAGTCAACCCGGAAGGAACAGCAGGAGGATTGGTAATAGCATGGAAGGAAGGTTTGGAGGTAACAGTTATCAATTCTACCCATTTTTTCATTACTGTTACAGTTAAAGATGAGGTCACAAATCATGATTGGTGTTTTCTTGGAGTTCATTTAAGTACTAATGACCAGATTCAATCACAGCAGTTTGTGGAATTATCATTAATATTGCAGCAGGTTCATGGGAAAGTTGCAATCATCAGAGACTTCAATGCCATCACAAACCAACGTGAAAAAGAGGGCAAAAATGAGAAATCTTCAGCTTCCATGGCATGTTTTAATAACTTTCTTAATGACTGTGAACTGGTGGACATTTGTATGATTGGTAGGTTGTTCACTTGGTCAAACAGACGAATAGGAGGAGACCTTATCAAGGAGAGACTTGATAGAGTGCTCGCTGGAAATGGGTGGTTGCAGAAGTACCAAAACGTAGTTGTTCTAAGACTTTCTGAATCTGGTTCGGATCATGCACCACTATTCCTAGACACAAACCCGAGACATGAGCAATCTAAACGCCGATTCAAATTCTAG